A window of Phragmites australis chromosome 15, lpPhrAust1.1, whole genome shotgun sequence genomic DNA:
TTAAAGTCTTAACAATAGCCCAATCAATGATGAACTTTGTAGAACAATTTGGGAGCAAGACCCTTGAGTCTTGGAGCCAATTGTCATGTAATAATCTGAGAGCAAAATTTTATCATCCTTTATTCTGCTGTCAATCTGTTGGGATAGTTGTTCAATTGCTCTGTTCTGCAAAACAGCTAATTAAGGTACACATGTTGAGCTTTGTAGTTGCTGTATTTATCAAATTATGCAATTACTTTACTCTGTGTACATATAGCTCAGATTTCTGCTATTTTAATTGTTTATATGGAATAATGTTCATGCTCTATTTACCACATATTATTCAACAATCCAGAAAACCTATTATTGCTTCGAATATGGCTAGTTCTGGCTCCTCCACCTTACCTCCGTCTTCCTCGGACGCAATTAAGCCTGAGTGCTTTGATGGGACCGGCTTTAAGCGCTGGCAGGCCCGGACGAGGctatggttgatggagctcgGTTTATTCTGGGTCCTCAACGAAGAGCTGCCCGCCCCCCAGGGGGAAGCCGTGCTAGACGAGGTTGAAAGAACGCGTCTTGACGCGTTAAGGGcccgttgggagaaggcaaatgcTTCTGCCCTGGCACGTCTCTTGGCCGTTCTGTCGAACAGGCTCTTTGATGTCTACGTGAGCTTCGGGGAAGCGCGGAAGGTGTGGACGgagctgaatgacaagtatgcAGAGAGCGACAACGGCAacgagtccttcatggtggcaagCTACCTGAACTTTCGCATGGGAGATGGCAGATCAGTCATGGAACAAATCCATGAGCTACAACTGATCGTGCGGGACTTAGGCCAGTATGGCTGTGTCCTCCCGGAGAACTTTCAGATTAATGCCATTTTGGCCAAGCTGCCCACTTCTTGGCGTGACTTTGTCACCGCACGTCGGCATTTAAAGCAGCGACTaactcttaatgagctcattgctGCGATAAATGTCGAGGAGAAGTCCAAGGCAGGCTATGGTGGGGGGAAGGCGCCCGCTCAAGCAAACCTTGTCGAGCACAAGAACCATCCTGGCAAGAATGCgaagaaagagaagaccaaGCCTGGTTTTTCGGGACCGAAGGCTAatgcaatgaagaagaagaaaaaacccgAGATTGTCTGCTATGTCTGCGGCGAgttggatcacaaagccaacaGATGCCGCAATCGT
This region includes:
- the LOC133893079 gene encoding uncharacterized protein LOC133893079 gives rise to the protein MASSGSSTLPPSSSDAIKPECFDGTGFKRWQARTRLWLMELGLFWVLNEELPAPQGEAVLDEVERTRLDALRARWEKANASALARLLAVLSNRLFDVYVSFGEARKVWTELNDKYAESDNGNESFMVASYLNFRMGDGRSVMEQIHELQLIVRDLGQYGCVLPENFQINAILAKLPTSWRDFVTARRHLKQRLTLNELIAAINVEEKSKAGYGGGKAPAQANLVEHKNHPGKNAKKEKTKPGFSGPKANAMKKKKKPEIVCYVCGELDHKANRCRNRKGKGPTPEQQKAAKAQVHVAVATANDTGKGDSTSGAQMVDPY